In Bradyrhizobium sp. 170, the DNA window CTGCACGCCGGCAAAACCCAGCGCCTTCAACTGGTCGAGGAAAAGGTCCATGTCGCGGAACGGGTCGGTGCCGTTGACGCCGGCCAGCACCGGAGTCCTGGTCACCACCGGCAGCACTTCGCCGGCCATTTCCACGACGATGGCGTTGGCATCGCCATACGGCATCATTCCGGCAAGCGAGCCGCGCCCGGCCATGCGATAGCGGCCGGAATTATAGATGACGATCAGGTCGACGCCGCCGGCTTCCTCGCATTTGGCGGACAATCCAGTACCGGCGCCGCCGCCGACGATCGGCTCGCCCCTGGCGGCCATGGTGCGAAACTTCTTCAGGATGGCTGAACGTTCGAACTTCGCCATGGTCACCTCGCGACTTTCCGACGGGTCCCCGGGCGTCCGACCAGAGGGCGGAGCGCGTTGACGATGGCGGATGCAAATTCGGGTTCGTTGATGTGGCGCTTGACGCGGATGAGCTGGCGATTGCTGGTCTGGCGCACGCTGCAATCCAGCGCGGTAAACAGCGCGGCGTCCGCTTCCGGATCCCAGAACGGCTGGCCGGGCGCGTCGAGCGCGGAGACGCCGCCTTCCGGCAGGAAGAAGCGCAGCGGCCCATCCATCCGGTTGAGCTTGTCGCCGATCCAGCGCCCGATGCGCTCGTTCTCCTCCGGCGTGGTGCGCATCAGGGTCACCTGCGGATTGTGAACGTGGAATTTGCGCTGGCGATAGCGCTCAGGGATCGTGTCGGGCGCGCCGAAGTTGACCATGTCCAGCGCGCCGGCGGAGCCGATGAAGGGCAGGCGGCTGCGGATGATCGCGCCGAAGCGATCATCGGTCGCCGGAAACACGCCGCCCATCAGGAGATCGCAGACTTCCGTCGTCGTGAGATCGATAACGGCCGCCAGCATTCCGGAATCGACCAGCTTTTCCATCGAGCGGCCGCCGACGCCGGTGGCGTGAAAAACCAGACATTCGAAATCGTTGCGCAGCTCGGCCGCGATCTTCTGCACGGCCGGGGTCGTCACGCCGAACATGGTAATGCCGACCGCCGGCAAATCGGCTGGCACGTTGCGTTCGGGTCTGGCCTGATTGTCCAGGCGCGCTTTCACCATGCCGGCGATGGCGTTGGCGCCGTTGGCGAGCACGGCGCGCGAGATCGAGTTGAGGCCCTGCACATCGGTGACCGAATACATCATCGTGATATCGGCAGGCCCGACATAGGGGCCGACATCTCCCGACGCGACGGAAGAGATGATGAGCTTTGGTACGCCGACGGGGAGGGTGCGCATGGCGGGCGCGACCAGCGAAGCACCGCCGGAGCCGCCCGCCGAAATGATGCCTGCGACATTGCCCTGGCGGCGCAGCCAGTTGGCGAAGGCGTCCGCCATCGCCGTCACCGACGCGCCGCGGTCGGACCCGAACACAACAGATCCGCCGCGGCCGTGGTTCAGCGCGATTTCCTGGGCGGAGACGTCGCAGGTGGAGAGCTTGCCGCTGGTTGAGACGTCGACCAGGCGCGTCCGCAAGCCCTGTCCGGCGATCACGTCGCGAATGAAACGCAATTCCTCGCCCTTGGTATCGAGCGTGCCGGCGACGAGGACGACGGGTGGCCCCGATGCGCTTGGTACGGCCGCGCCGGGCTGGCGCTTTTGCCGGGCAGCGTCTTCGATACGCGTAACGCCCGTCGAAAGCGTCCGTGCTGCGGCCTCGATGCGCGAAATTGGTACCGGCTGCGACCAGCGCGTCGGCAGCGTGGGATTGGAGATGTAGATCCGGACTGGCGCCGTGCTCGGCGCGCGGAGCGGCGCGGGACGCGCCTCGGCGCCTGCGCTTGCATCGGTGGCTTCGATATCCGTTTCGGGCCCGGCGTGGACGCCAACGACTCCAACACCAAGCAGACGTTGTTGCAGTTCCCGGTCGGCCGCCAGGCGCGCGGAGTCGATGATGCGATTGACGCGGCCATTGACCATGATCGCGACATTCTTCGAGATCGCGGTGGCGACGCCGATATTTTGCTCGATCACGAGTACCGACATATCGCCATCTTCGCCGAGACTTACCAGCATTTCCTCGACCTGGGCGACGATGACAGGCGCAAGGCCTTCGGTCGGCTCGTCCATGATGAGCAGATGCGGGTTGGTCAGAAGTGCGCGCGAGATCGCCAGCATCTGCTGTTCGCCGCCCGAGAGCTGGCCGCCGCCATGGTCCTTGCGTTCGGCAAGGCGCGGAAACGTCTCGTAGATGCGATCGATGGTCCAGGCGCCGCGGCGCATGCTGGCGGCCAGCCGCAAATGCTCGTCGACGCTGAGCGAGCGCCACAGCCGTCTGCCTTGCGGAACATAGCCGACGCCGAGCCGCGCGATCCGCGCCGGGCTTAAGCGGGTGATTTCCTCGCCGCGAACGCGGACTGAACCGCCGCTCGCCCGCAACAGACCCATGATGGTCTTGCACAGCGTGGTCTTGCCCATGCCGTTGCGGCCGACCACCGAGAACACGCCTGAGTCCAAGGTCAGGTCGACGCCCTGCAGGGCATGGGAATGGCCGTAATAGACGTCGAGGCCTCGGACTTCGAGGGCGGGTGCGGCGCGGCGGACCTCACTCATGGCCGGCCCCCAGATACAATTCCTGGACCTCGGGATCGGCTTCGATCTCGTGCGGCAGGCCTTCCTTGAAGACGCGGCCGTTGTGCATCATCGTGACGCTTTCGACGACACGAAGCGCGACATCCATGTCGTGCTCGATGATGATGTAACCGATATGGGCGGGCAGCGACGTCAGGATCTCGATCAGTTCGCGCCGCTCGGTGGGGGAGAGGCCCGCAGCCGGTTCGTCGAACAGGATGAAGCGCGGGGCGCCGGCGAGCGCGAGCGCGATCTCGAGCTGTCGCTGCTGGCCATGCGCGAGTTCCGCGACCAGTTGTTCCCTGACCGGTGTCAGATGTACCGCCTGGATCAGCGCCTCAGCCGCATGCATGAGGGCGTCGTTCGCGCCCGGACGCAGCGGAGAAAATCGACCGCGGGATACGCCGCGGCAGGCGAGGTAGACATTGTCCCTCACCGTCAGGCCGGGGAACAGCGCCGAGATCTGGTAGGTGCGGCGCAGGCCGCGCCTGATACGCTCATAGGGCGGGAAATGGGTGATGTCCTCGCCGAAGAAGCGGATGGTGCCGG includes these proteins:
- a CDS encoding ABC transporter ATP-binding protein; its protein translation is MDNAAPRFSAVGSGAALELRGVTRLFGALAALTDVTITVRPGERRAVLGSNGAGKTTLFNCVTGDFPPSSGTIRFFGEDITHFPPYERIRRGLRRTYQISALFPGLTVRDNVYLACRGVSRGRFSPLRPGANDALMHAAEALIQAVHLTPVREQLVAELAHGQQRQLEIALALAGAPRFILFDEPAAGLSPTERRELIEILTSLPAHIGYIIIEHDMDVALRVVESVTMMHNGRVFKEGLPHEIEADPEVQELYLGAGHE
- a CDS encoding ABC transporter permease, with the translated sequence MSEVRRAAPALEVRGLDVYYGHSHALQGVDLTLDSGVFSVVGRNGMGKTTLCKTIMGLLRASGGSVRVRGEEITRLSPARIARLGVGYVPQGRRLWRSLSVDEHLRLAASMRRGAWTIDRIYETFPRLAERKDHGGGQLSGGEQQMLAISRALLTNPHLLIMDEPTEGLAPVIVAQVEEMLVSLGEDGDMSVLVIEQNIGVATAISKNVAIMVNGRVNRIIDSARLAADRELQQRLLGVGVVGVHAGPETDIEATDASAGAEARPAPLRAPSTAPVRIYISNPTLPTRWSQPVPISRIEAAARTLSTGVTRIEDAARQKRQPGAAVPSASGPPVVLVAGTLDTKGEELRFIRDVIAGQGLRTRLVDVSTSGKLSTCDVSAQEIALNHGRGGSVVFGSDRGASVTAMADAFANWLRRQGNVAGIISAGGSGGASLVAPAMRTLPVGVPKLIISSVASGDVGPYVGPADITMMYSVTDVQGLNSISRAVLANGANAIAGMVKARLDNQARPERNVPADLPAVGITMFGVTTPAVQKIAAELRNDFECLVFHATGVGGRSMEKLVDSGMLAAVIDLTTTEVCDLLMGGVFPATDDRFGAIIRSRLPFIGSAGALDMVNFGAPDTIPERYRQRKFHVHNPQVTLMRTTPEENERIGRWIGDKLNRMDGPLRFFLPEGGVSALDAPGQPFWDPEADAALFTALDCSVRQTSNRQLIRVKRHINEPEFASAIVNALRPLVGRPGTRRKVAR